From Enterococcus wangshanyuanii, the proteins below share one genomic window:
- a CDS encoding ComF family protein: protein MSCNYCHQQITRNLTLAEIFLPKRIITEQLCSQCSKKFRRLTQKNSCKGCQKQQSKEFCTDCSQWQKLFPDYEFHHEALFSYDQAMQEWMEEYKFKGNYQLRHSFALELKAYFKRKSNMIVIAVPVSKERMASRGFNQVAGLLDAAGIAHEPYLVRFSNGLSQVQKNRKERMSLEQPFKLTETAERVINNQEVLLVDDIYTTGRTIFHAAEVILEKRPAKLHTFSLAR, encoded by the coding sequence ATGAGCTGTAATTATTGTCATCAACAAATAACTAGAAATTTAACATTGGCCGAAATTTTTCTGCCTAAGCGGATAATCACTGAGCAGTTATGCTCACAATGTAGTAAAAAATTCCGACGTTTGACTCAAAAAAACAGTTGCAAAGGCTGTCAAAAACAACAGAGCAAAGAGTTCTGTACAGACTGCAGTCAATGGCAAAAGTTATTTCCAGATTACGAGTTTCACCATGAAGCACTCTTTTCCTATGATCAAGCAATGCAAGAGTGGATGGAAGAATATAAATTTAAAGGGAATTATCAGCTTCGTCATAGCTTTGCTTTAGAACTAAAAGCATATTTCAAAAGAAAATCCAATATGATTGTGATCGCTGTACCTGTATCAAAAGAACGCATGGCTTCGAGAGGATTCAATCAAGTCGCTGGGTTGTTAGATGCCGCTGGAATCGCTCATGAACCTTACTTAGTGCGTTTTTCCAATGGTTTATCTCAAGTTCAAAAAAATAGAAAAGAGCGTATGAGCTTAGAGCAGCCCTTTAAATTGACTGAAACAGCTGAACGCGTCATCAATAACCAGGAGGTTTTGCTCGTGGATGATATCTATACAACAGGTCGGACGATTTTTCATGCCGCCGAAGTTATTTTAGAAAAAAGACCCGCAAAACTGCATACGTTTTCTCTCGCGAGATAA
- a CDS encoding YigZ family protein: MLERYFTIQSDGESEIEIKKSRFICALKRVYSEEEAKAFIAEKKKEHWKANHNCSAFVIGDKSEIQRSSDDGEPSGTAGVPMLEVLKKKELINVVAVVTRYFGGTKLGAGGLIRAYSHAVSHALTDIGLVEGKLQQEIRLQINYPNLGKVQNFMEHSLYTLKETLYAEQVEVICLVDEAEIEQFETEITEQLNGQVTFVKGDCSYHEIPITKTEETDDI; encoded by the coding sequence ATGCTTGAACGTTATTTTACCATTCAATCTGATGGCGAAAGTGAAATCGAGATCAAAAAATCTCGTTTTATCTGTGCGCTTAAACGAGTTTATTCCGAAGAGGAAGCGAAAGCATTTATCGCCGAAAAGAAAAAAGAGCATTGGAAAGCGAATCATAATTGCAGTGCATTCGTGATCGGTGATAAAAGTGAGATCCAAAGAAGTAGTGACGATGGCGAACCTAGCGGAACAGCTGGTGTTCCGATGCTTGAAGTCTTAAAGAAAAAGGAATTGATCAACGTAGTTGCTGTCGTTACTCGTTATTTTGGCGGAACTAAACTCGGTGCTGGAGGACTGATTCGGGCATATAGCCACGCTGTCTCTCATGCGTTGACTGATATTGGACTCGTCGAAGGGAAACTACAGCAGGAGATACGGTTACAGATCAATTACCCTAATCTAGGCAAAGTCCAAAATTTTATGGAGCATAGCCTTTATACGCTAAAAGAAACTCTCTATGCAGAGCAAGTTGAGGTGATCTGTTTGGTAGATGAAGCAGAAATAGAACAATTTGAAACAGAAATTACGGAACAATTGAATGGTCAGGTAACATTCGTCAAAGGTGACTGTTCATACCACGAAATACCTATTACGAAAACGGAGGAAACAGATGACATTTGA
- a CDS encoding QueT transporter family protein, which translates to MNQPNTQTQPWSTVSIAKMALVTALYIAVTIFLAPFSFGVVQLRFSELFNYLPLFNKRYIWAVTLGVAIANLASPLGLVDVVIGSLSTLLILQLSYYLTRRVKSLRKKMIMTAFLCSLSMFTVAGQLTFFYQLPFFYTWLTVALGELLSMSIGGLLIYWISKKIDLTK; encoded by the coding sequence ATGAATCAACCAAACACACAGACCCAGCCATGGTCTACCGTTTCTATCGCAAAAATGGCATTAGTGACAGCTCTTTATATTGCTGTTACAATTTTTCTTGCACCTTTTAGTTTTGGAGTAGTTCAGCTTAGGTTTTCTGAACTGTTTAATTACCTGCCTCTATTCAATAAACGTTACATTTGGGCAGTCACTCTAGGTGTTGCTATTGCTAATCTTGCATCGCCTTTGGGATTAGTGGATGTCGTGATCGGGAGTTTATCCACACTATTGATTTTACAGCTTTCCTATTATCTAACACGACGCGTCAAAAGTCTGCGCAAAAAAATGATAATGACTGCCTTTCTTTGTTCTTTATCGATGTTCACAGTAGCCGGTCAACTTACCTTTTTCTATCAGTTGCCTTTTTTCTACACTTGGTTGACTGTGGCTTTAGGTGAACTTTTGTCCATGTCGATCGGTGGTCTATTGATATACTGGATCAGTAAAAAAATTGATCTAACAAAATAA
- a CDS encoding PTS sugar transporter subunit IIB, translating into MAKKTIMLVCSAGMSTSLLVTKMQKAADAQGLEADIFAVSASEADNNLESKPVDVLLLGPQVRFMKGDFEKRLEPKGIPLDIINMADYGMMNGEKVLQQALNLIENK; encoded by the coding sequence ATGGCTAAAAAAACAATTATGTTGGTTTGTTCTGCAGGAATGAGCACAAGCCTACTCGTAACAAAAATGCAAAAAGCGGCAGATGCTCAAGGATTGGAAGCAGACATTTTCGCTGTATCCGCATCTGAAGCAGATAATAACTTAGAGAGTAAACCAGTAGATGTTCTACTATTAGGCCCCCAAGTCCGCTTTATGAAAGGTGATTTTGAAAAACGTCTTGAACCAAAAGGTATCCCGCTCGATATCATCAATATGGCGGATTACGGCATGATGAACGGAGAAAAGGTATTACAACAAGCGTTGAATTTGATTGAGAATAAATAA
- a CDS encoding DUF7662 domain-containing protein, with translation MNNGGSQVTLTFTQFDELLFPHSGLPKTARTEIDWWANDHKHPEKGAYGWLNAGYQVVQVNILKEYVVFNKLLKSNWLFE, from the coding sequence ATGAACAACGGCGGATCTCAAGTTACTTTAACGTTTACTCAATTTGATGAGTTGCTATTTCCCCATTCAGGTCTTCCTAAAACAGCTCGAACAGAAATCGATTGGTGGGCCAATGACCACAAACATCCCGAAAAAGGTGCTTATGGCTGGTTGAATGCGGGATATCAAGTCGTTCAGGTGAACATTTTAAAGGAGTACGTTGTTTTTAATAAACTACTAAAATCCAACTGGCTTTTCGAATAA
- a CDS encoding DEAD/DEAH box helicase codes for MKELWGRKVLLKEIKQLTNHYQCLPTMKERTIKSIECLRCGQIHEKHTVSLFNGVYFCPACIQLGRVDTGQCFYHLPEPELIPRSVDFSWEGELTKGQQEVSDSLLTSADKGESKMIWAVTGAGKTEMLFKTIYDCLSKGKRVAIASPRVDVCMELFPRIQAVFPNEEMILLHGKMEEDYRYTKLLICTTHQLLRFFQAFDLLIIDEVDAFPFVGNPLLQYGVTQAVKSNGSLVYLTATPTKDLMKKTSQNQLKLSILPARYHRRSLPVPKLKWCNRWQKRVTRGKAPSGLVALIRQLIANNDLLIFCPSIVLMEQLEKTLRKTFLDIPLACVHSQDAERIEKVLNMRNKAYRILITSTILERGVTFDGVSVIVLGANHSVFSTAALVQIAGRVDRKMKYTAGEVWFLHDGCTQTIKAAVQQIKKMNRIGRERGLIDEL; via the coding sequence ATGAAAGAATTATGGGGAAGAAAAGTTTTGCTCAAAGAAATAAAGCAGCTAACCAATCACTATCAATGTTTGCCAACGATGAAAGAAAGGACAATTAAATCGATCGAATGTCTTCGCTGCGGACAAATTCATGAGAAACATACTGTAAGCCTTTTTAACGGCGTTTATTTTTGCCCCGCGTGCATTCAATTAGGACGTGTGGATACGGGGCAGTGTTTTTATCATCTTCCCGAACCTGAACTGATACCAAGAAGCGTTGATTTTTCTTGGGAGGGTGAACTTACTAAAGGGCAACAGGAAGTTTCTGATAGCTTATTGACTTCAGCAGATAAAGGAGAATCTAAAATGATTTGGGCCGTCACAGGTGCTGGTAAGACCGAAATGTTGTTTAAAACGATCTATGATTGTTTGAGTAAAGGAAAGCGAGTAGCAATTGCTTCACCACGAGTCGATGTTTGTATGGAACTATTTCCTAGAATACAGGCAGTTTTCCCGAACGAAGAGATGATTTTACTTCATGGGAAAATGGAAGAAGACTATCGATATACCAAGCTCTTAATCTGTACAACACATCAATTATTACGCTTTTTTCAAGCATTTGATCTACTGATTATTGATGAAGTGGACGCTTTCCCGTTTGTTGGCAATCCGCTATTGCAGTATGGCGTAACTCAGGCAGTCAAGTCAAATGGCTCGCTTGTTTATTTAACTGCTACTCCGACTAAAGATTTAATGAAAAAGACGAGCCAAAATCAGCTTAAGCTAAGTATTTTACCAGCACGCTATCATCGAAGAAGCTTGCCTGTTCCAAAATTAAAATGGTGCAATCGTTGGCAAAAGAGAGTGACACGTGGAAAAGCTCCCAGTGGATTGGTTGCGTTGATCCGTCAATTGATCGCTAATAATGACCTGTTGATTTTTTGTCCCAGCATTGTGTTGATGGAACAATTAGAAAAAACGCTTAGGAAAACATTTTTGGATATACCCTTAGCTTGTGTTCATTCTCAGGATGCAGAAAGAATCGAAAAAGTTCTGAACATGAGGAACAAAGCATATCGTATTTTGATCACCTCTACGATTTTAGAAAGAGGAGTGACATTTGACGGGGTCTCTGTGATTGTATTAGGCGCAAATCATTCCGTATTTTCTACCGCTGCTTTAGTTCAGATCGCTGGCCGTGTGGATCGCAAGATGAAATATACTGCTGGAGAAGTTTGGTTTTTACATGATGGCTGTACGCAAACGATCAAGGCAGCTGTTCAACAAATCAAAAAAATGAATAGAATCGGAAGAGAGCGTGGACTGATCGATGAGCTGTAA
- a CDS encoding 3-oxoacyl-ACP reductase, whose amino-acid sequence MHFDEYTGKTIFVTGAASGIGQAQAVAFAAQGANVFGFDLDQAGLAETAKKSAETIGTFISYTGDVTQKDEILAAVKYANECFGFIDVLLNTAGILDDYTPSLDTTEEMWDRVLDINLKGMFLVTNLILPQMIEQQHGIIVNMASIAGMVAGGGGAAYTASKHAIIGYTKQLDYDYAKKGIRTNAIAPGAIKTPMNAADFAGDGQMAEWVARETPAGRWAKPEEVASLSLFLASQQADYIHGTVMTIDGGWLVK is encoded by the coding sequence ATGCACTTCGACGAATATACAGGAAAAACTATTTTTGTGACAGGGGCTGCTTCCGGGATCGGTCAAGCACAAGCTGTAGCATTTGCTGCTCAAGGTGCGAATGTCTTTGGTTTTGATCTTGATCAAGCGGGATTAGCAGAAACCGCCAAAAAAAGTGCCGAAACAATAGGTACTTTTATCAGCTATACTGGTGACGTTACACAAAAGGATGAGATTCTTGCTGCAGTCAAATATGCGAATGAATGCTTTGGTTTTATCGATGTTCTGCTCAATACTGCTGGTATTCTTGATGATTATACGCCCAGTCTAGATACGACGGAGGAAATGTGGGATCGCGTGTTAGACATCAACCTAAAAGGCATGTTTTTAGTTACTAACCTCATTTTGCCCCAGATGATCGAACAGCAACATGGCATTATCGTCAATATGGCATCTATTGCAGGGATGGTCGCTGGCGGAGGCGGTGCAGCATATACTGCTTCAAAACATGCGATCATCGGCTATACAAAACAATTAGATTATGACTATGCCAAAAAAGGAATTCGCACAAATGCGATTGCGCCTGGTGCGATCAAGACGCCAATGAATGCGGCAGATTTTGCTGGTGATGGTCAAATGGCCGAATGGGTTGCACGCGAAACACCTGCAGGACGCTGGGCCAAGCCTGAAGAAGTTGCTTCATTGAGTTTGTTCTTAGCTAGCCAGCAGGCAGATTATATTCACGGAACAGTGATGACAATTGACGGTGGTTGGCTTGTGAAGTAA
- the secA gene encoding preprotein translocase subunit SecA, producing MANFLKKMIENDKKELKRLEGIAAKIESFASSTEALSDEELKAKTAEFKARYQKGETLDQLLPEAFAVVREAAKRVLGLYPYPVQLMGGIVLHDGNIPEMRTGEGKTLTATMPVYLNALTGEGVHVVTVNEYLATRDSDEMGELYNFLGLTVGLNINSKTSEEKRDAYNCDITYSTNNELGFDYLRDNMVVYRNQMVQRPLNYAIVDEVDSILIDEARTPLIISGQAEKSTALYTRTDNFVKRLKEEEDYKIDVQSKTIGLTEAGIEKAEENFGLENLYDIENTALTHHMDQALRANYIMLRDIDYVVQEGKVLIVDQFTGRIMDGRRYSDGLHQAIEAKEGVEIEDETKTMATITFQNYFRMYKKLAGMTGTAKTEEEEFREIYNIQVFQIPTNRPIIRDDRADLLYPTLDSKFKAVVQDIKERYHNGQPVLVGTVAVETSELLSELLNKEKVPHEVLNAKNHFKEAEIIMNAGQKGAVTIATNMAGRGTDIKLGLGVIELGGLAVIGTERHESRRIDNQLRGRAGRQGDPGVSQFYLSLEDDLMKRFGSERIKAFLDRMNIEESDAVIQSKMLSKQVESAQKRVEGNNYDTRKNVLQYDDVMREQREVIYAQRLEVIMEENELTETLLNMVKRTISRVVESHTQLEKENWNLEGIVDFASSTLVHEDSISKADIEGKSPEEIKEYLVKRAQEVYDTKAEQLNGTEQLLEFQKVVILRVVDTKWTDHIDAMDQLRQSVGLRAYGQNNPLVEYQTEGYNMFEEMIGAIEYEVTRLFMKSEIRQNVQREQVAQGEASHQGDDEEPQSNTSAKKKPVHVEEKIGRNDPCPCGSGKKYKNCHGKDM from the coding sequence ATGGCAAATTTTTTGAAAAAGATGATCGAAAATGATAAAAAAGAATTGAAACGATTGGAAGGTATTGCGGCTAAAATAGAAAGCTTTGCATCTTCCACTGAAGCATTGAGTGATGAAGAATTAAAAGCAAAAACGGCTGAATTCAAAGCGCGTTACCAAAAAGGCGAAACCTTGGATCAGTTATTACCAGAAGCTTTTGCTGTTGTTCGTGAAGCAGCGAAACGTGTATTAGGTTTATATCCATACCCTGTTCAGCTGATGGGTGGGATCGTATTACATGATGGAAATATCCCTGAAATGAGAACAGGTGAAGGGAAAACCTTGACTGCGACAATGCCGGTTTACTTGAATGCTTTAACTGGTGAAGGCGTACACGTTGTAACCGTCAATGAATACTTGGCAACACGTGACTCAGACGAGATGGGTGAGCTTTACAATTTCTTAGGTCTGACAGTGGGTCTAAACATCAATTCAAAAACATCAGAAGAAAAACGTGATGCTTATAATTGTGACATCACTTACAGTACGAATAATGAATTAGGCTTTGACTATTTACGTGATAACATGGTCGTGTATCGCAATCAAATGGTACAACGTCCGTTAAACTATGCAATCGTGGATGAAGTGGATTCGATTTTGATCGATGAAGCACGTACACCATTGATCATTTCAGGACAAGCAGAAAAATCAACTGCTCTCTATACACGTACGGACAATTTTGTAAAACGTCTAAAAGAAGAAGAAGACTATAAAATCGATGTCCAGTCTAAAACAATTGGTTTAACAGAAGCGGGAATCGAAAAAGCTGAAGAAAATTTTGGCTTAGAAAACTTATATGACATTGAAAATACAGCCTTGACTCACCATATGGATCAAGCTTTGCGTGCCAACTACATCATGTTACGTGACATTGATTATGTGGTTCAAGAAGGTAAAGTTCTAATTGTTGACCAATTTACAGGACGTATCATGGATGGTCGTCGCTATTCTGATGGTCTACACCAAGCGATCGAAGCTAAAGAAGGTGTAGAGATCGAAGATGAAACAAAAACAATGGCAACAATTACATTCCAAAACTATTTCCGTATGTACAAAAAACTTGCGGGGATGACAGGGACAGCAAAAACAGAAGAAGAAGAGTTTCGTGAAATTTATAATATCCAAGTATTCCAAATTCCAACAAACCGTCCAATCATTCGTGACGACCGTGCTGATTTACTCTATCCAACATTGGATAGTAAATTTAAAGCAGTCGTTCAAGATATCAAAGAACGCTACCACAATGGTCAACCAGTATTGGTTGGTACAGTGGCTGTTGAAACATCAGAGCTGTTATCAGAATTACTGAATAAAGAAAAAGTACCGCATGAAGTTCTAAATGCGAAAAATCACTTCAAAGAAGCGGAAATTATTATGAACGCAGGTCAAAAAGGCGCAGTAACGATCGCGACCAACATGGCTGGACGGGGAACAGATATCAAGCTCGGCTTAGGCGTTATTGAACTTGGCGGATTAGCTGTTATTGGTACAGAGCGTCATGAATCACGCCGTATCGATAACCAATTGCGTGGACGTGCTGGTCGTCAAGGAGATCCAGGGGTTTCTCAATTCTACTTATCTCTTGAAGATGACTTGATGAAACGTTTCGGTTCTGAACGAATCAAAGCGTTCTTGGATCGTATGAATATTGAAGAATCTGATGCAGTGATCCAAAGTAAAATGCTAAGTAAGCAAGTTGAGTCAGCACAAAAACGTGTAGAAGGAAATAACTATGATACACGTAAAAACGTGCTACAATACGATGATGTAATGCGTGAGCAACGTGAAGTTATCTATGCGCAGCGTTTAGAAGTAATCATGGAAGAAAATGAATTGACAGAAACGTTATTGAACATGGTAAAACGCACAATTTCACGTGTTGTAGAAAGCCATACACAGCTTGAAAAAGAAAATTGGAACTTAGAAGGAATCGTTGATTTTGCCTCTTCAACACTCGTTCACGAAGACTCTATTTCAAAAGCGGACATTGAAGGCAAATCACCAGAAGAAATCAAAGAATATTTGGTTAAACGTGCTCAGGAAGTTTATGATACGAAAGCTGAACAATTAAATGGGACAGAACAACTGCTTGAATTCCAGAAAGTTGTTATCCTAAGAGTTGTAGATACAAAATGGACAGATCATATCGATGCAATGGATCAATTACGTCAGTCTGTTGGTTTACGTGCTTACGGACAAAACAATCCATTGGTTGAATATCAAACAGAAGGTTATAACATGTTTGAAGAAATGATCGGTGCGATCGAATATGAAGTGACTCGTCTGTTTATGAAATCAGAAATTCGTCAAAATGTTCAACGTGAACAAGTGGCACAAGGGGAAGCTAGTCATCAAGGCGATGATGAAGAACCGCAAAGCAATACAAGTGCAAAGAAAAAACCAGTACACGTTGAAGAAAAAATTGGAAGAAACGATCCATGTCCTTGCGGCAGCGGTAAAAAATACAAAAATTGCCACGGCAAAGATATGTAA
- the hpf gene encoding ribosome hibernation-promoting factor, HPF/YfiA family, translated as MFRYNVRGENIEVTEAIRDYVEKKVGKLERYFSDSPEATVHVNLKVYTEKTAKVEVTIPLPYLVLRAEETSPDLYASVDLVVDKLERQIRKFKTKINRKSRETGMNTAKAAIFLNGEETQEEAPELDIVRTKRLSLKPMDSEEAVLQMNMLGHNFFIFEDSETNGTSIVYRRKDGKYGLIETD; from the coding sequence ATGTTTAGATACAATGTGCGTGGAGAAAACATCGAAGTTACTGAAGCTATCCGAGACTATGTAGAGAAAAAAGTAGGGAAATTGGAACGCTACTTCAGTGATTCACCTGAAGCAACTGTTCATGTAAACTTAAAAGTATATACAGAAAAAACAGCAAAAGTTGAGGTTACGATTCCTCTACCTTATTTAGTTTTACGTGCCGAAGAAACATCACCAGATTTATATGCAAGTGTTGATTTGGTTGTAGATAAATTAGAACGGCAAATCCGTAAGTTCAAAACAAAAATCAATCGTAAATCTCGCGAAACTGGAATGAATACTGCGAAAGCAGCGATTTTCCTTAACGGTGAAGAAACACAAGAAGAAGCACCAGAACTAGATATTGTTCGTACAAAACGTCTTTCATTAAAACCTATGGATAGCGAAGAAGCTGTTTTACAAATGAACATGCTAGGACATAACTTTTTCATCTTTGAAGATTCAGAAACAAATGGAACAAGCATTGTTTACCGTCGTAAAGATGGCAAGTATGGCTTGATTGAAACAGACTGA
- a CDS encoding DUF2829 domain-containing protein — MTFEEVLPQIKKGAKAVRTGWSEFELYIELRDEIGTSDGSFLQVTPYFLIKTSDEGYSMFSPTPCDVLADDWKIVTAE, encoded by the coding sequence ATGACATTTGAAGAAGTATTACCACAGATTAAAAAAGGCGCAAAAGCGGTCAGAACAGGTTGGAGCGAGTTTGAATTATATATTGAGTTAAGGGACGAAATCGGTACATCTGATGGTTCATTTCTCCAGGTCACTCCCTATTTTTTGATCAAAACATCTGACGAGGGATACAGTATGTTTTCACCGACGCCTTGTGATGTATTGGCTGATGATTGGAAGATCGTAACAGCAGAATAA
- a CDS encoding GntR family transcriptional regulator — translation MVSSLPVYIQIHDKIKNDIEHGVWKIGDRLPSERELATQFGVSRMTLRQAIQTLADEGILERKIGSGTYVARKKVQEKMTGTTSFTDIMLSQNRVPSSRTVSYYVAKPSSSEMEKLNLTENEQIVRMERIRFADDLPICFEVASVPYSLVDRYSKTEITNSFYKTLEEKGGNKIGHANQTISAMLASEQIADYLKIKRGDAILRLRQISYFEDGTPFEYVRTQYVGNRFEFYLEK, via the coding sequence ATGGTGTCGAGTTTACCAGTTTATATACAAATTCATGATAAAATCAAAAATGACATAGAACACGGAGTTTGGAAGATTGGGGACAGGCTTCCATCAGAACGTGAACTTGCTACGCAATTTGGCGTGAGCAGAATGACCTTGAGACAAGCGATTCAAACGTTGGCAGATGAAGGGATCTTAGAAAGAAAAATCGGTTCAGGAACCTATGTAGCCCGTAAAAAAGTACAGGAAAAAATGACAGGAACCACCAGTTTTACAGATATCATGCTTTCGCAAAATCGAGTACCTTCTAGCCGTACCGTTTCTTATTACGTAGCTAAGCCAAGTTCAAGTGAAATGGAAAAATTGAATCTAACAGAAAATGAACAAATCGTCCGTATGGAACGAATTCGTTTTGCTGATGACCTGCCTATTTGTTTTGAAGTTGCCAGTGTCCCATACTCATTAGTAGACCGCTACAGTAAAACGGAGATCACGAATTCTTTTTATAAAACCTTAGAGGAAAAAGGCGGCAATAAAATCGGTCATGCAAATCAAACGATTTCTGCTATGCTGGCTTCAGAACAAATTGCTGATTATTTAAAAATCAAACGCGGCGATGCTATTTTACGTTTGCGTCAGATTTCTTACTTTGAAGATGGTACACCATTTGAATATGTTCGTACACAATATGTTGGTAACCGTTTTGAATTTTATTTAGAAAAATAA